The proteins below come from a single Gammaproteobacteria bacterium genomic window:
- the trpB gene encoding tryptophan synthase subunit beta — MHNVIDSARPLKGQLPDPTGHFGIYGGRFVAETLMEPLEELRLAWERYRQDAGFVAELDADLTHYVGRPSPLYHAARWSRRLGGAQIYLKREDLNHTGAHKVNNTVGQALLALRMGKKRIIAETGAGQHGVATATVAARLGLECVVYMGAEDIERQAPNVYRMRLLGAEVVRVTSGSRTLKDALNEAMRDWVTNVDDTFYIIGTVAGPHPYPVMVRDLQAVIGREARVQIQEQVGRFPDALVACVGGGSNAIGLFYPFLDDEAVRMVGVEAAGLGLDTGRHSAPLCAGQPGVLHGNRTYLMEDRDGQIIETHSISAGLDYPGVGPEHAWLKDIGRVEYVAVTDTEALAGFHDLTRDEGIIPALESSHALAWAGKLAPQMSEDQIIIVNLSGRGDKDINTIARIEGIAL, encoded by the coding sequence ATGCACAACGTGATTGATAGTGCCCGCCCCTTGAAGGGGCAATTACCGGATCCGACAGGTCATTTCGGTATCTATGGCGGACGTTTCGTTGCCGAGACGTTGATGGAGCCGCTCGAGGAACTCCGTCTGGCCTGGGAACGATACCGGCAGGACGCGGGTTTTGTCGCCGAACTGGACGCCGATCTGACGCACTACGTCGGCAGACCGAGTCCGCTCTACCACGCCGCGCGATGGAGTCGCAGGCTTGGCGGCGCGCAGATCTATCTGAAGCGCGAAGACCTTAATCACACCGGCGCACACAAGGTCAACAACACGGTCGGTCAGGCGTTACTGGCCCTGCGAATGGGCAAGAAGCGGATCATCGCCGAGACCGGGGCGGGCCAGCATGGCGTGGCCACTGCTACGGTGGCGGCGCGGTTGGGTCTCGAGTGCGTCGTGTACATGGGGGCCGAGGACATCGAACGACAGGCGCCCAATGTCTACCGCATGCGTCTGCTGGGTGCGGAGGTCGTGCGGGTAACCTCGGGGTCACGCACCCTGAAAGACGCGCTCAACGAGGCAATGCGCGACTGGGTAACCAACGTGGACGACACGTTCTATATCATCGGCACGGTGGCGGGGCCCCATCCGTATCCGGTGATGGTGAGGGACCTTCAGGCCGTCATCGGACGCGAGGCGCGCGTGCAGATACAGGAGCAGGTGGGGCGGTTTCCGGATGCGCTGGTCGCCTGTGTCGGCGGCGGTTCCAACGCCATTGGTCTGTTCTATCCCTTTCTGGACGACGAGGCCGTGAGAATGGTCGGTGTCGAGGCCGCCGGACTGGGCCTCGATACCGGCAGGCATTCCGCACCGCTGTGTGCCGGACAGCCGGGCGTCCTGCACGGAAACCGGACCTACCTGATGGAAGACCGGGACGGTCAGATCATCGAGACGCACTCCATCTCGGCCGGTCTCGACTATCCCGGGGTCGGCCCCGAACACGCCTGGTTGAAGGACATCGGGCGGGTCGAGTACGTTGCCGTGACGGATACGGAAGCACTGGCGGGATTCCACGACCTGACTCGCGACGAAGGTATCATCCCGGCCCTGGAGAGTAGCCACGCCCTGGCCTGGGCGGGCAAGCTGGCCCCGCAGATGAGTGAGGACCAGATCATTATCGTCAACCTCTCGGGTCGTGGCGACAAGGACATCAACACCATCGCCAGGATCGAGGGAATCGCACTGTGA
- a CDS encoding phosphoribosylanthranilate isomerase: MNESRRTRIKICGMTREEDVRIAGYLGADAIGLVFYAPSPRNLTLETAWMLVRSAPPFLTTVGLFLDAGKAAVDKVLEAVPLDLLQFHGAESPEFCSSFGRPYIKAVPMRDAVDFDEYTGRYRDASGFLLDSHASGAAGGSGETFDWSSWPRRSSQVLILAGGLSPDNVAAAIHETVPWGVDVSSGVESGKGMKDPEKMAAFCREVQRIDAQRD, encoded by the coding sequence ATGAACGAATCCAGACGCACACGGATAAAGATCTGCGGGATGACCCGAGAAGAGGATGTGAGGATTGCGGGGTACCTGGGAGCCGACGCCATCGGTCTGGTATTCTATGCGCCGTCCCCGCGCAACCTGACGCTGGAAACGGCCTGGATGCTGGTGCGTTCGGCGCCGCCGTTCCTGACGACGGTCGGCCTCTTTCTCGATGCCGGCAAGGCGGCCGTCGATAAGGTGCTCGAGGCCGTACCGCTGGATCTGCTGCAGTTCCACGGCGCCGAATCCCCCGAATTCTGCAGCAGTTTCGGCAGACCCTACATCAAGGCGGTGCCGATGCGCGATGCTGTGGATTTCGACGAATACACAGGTCGCTACCGGGACGCGAGCGGATTCCTGCTCGACAGCCATGCCAGCGGCGCGGCGGGTGGCTCAGGTGAGACCTTCGACTGGTCGAGCTGGCCGAGGCGTTCGTCGCAAGTGCTGATCCTTGCCGGGGGATTGTCCCCCGACAACGTGGCAGCGGCGATACACGAAACCGTACCCTGGGGTGTGGACGTAAGCAGCGGAGTGGAATCCGGAAAAGGGATGAAGGATCCGGAGAAGATGGCGGCATTCTGCCGGGAGGTACAGCGAATCGATGCACAACGTGATTGA
- the truA gene encoding tRNA pseudouridine(38-40) synthase TruA, translated as MEYDGAGYHGWQAQRQGVQTIQSKVEHALSFVANHPVRVICAGRTDTGVHAREQVVHFDTESKRSVRSWVLGSNANLPADIAVNWVRPVDKSFHARFSATSRRYRYLILNRWVRPAILQGKVTWHHHPLDEVRMGEAAAHLEGEHDFSTFRALQCQAKSPVRCVSETAVSRHSDFVSIDVEANGFLHHMVRNIAGVLMTIGRGEQRPEWVLELLEMRDRTRGGVTAPPDGLYFIRAIYDPEFGLPSTVDSPLHF; from the coding sequence ATCGAATATGACGGTGCCGGCTACCACGGCTGGCAGGCGCAGCGCCAGGGTGTCCAAACGATCCAGTCGAAAGTCGAACACGCCTTGTCTTTCGTTGCGAATCATCCTGTGAGAGTGATCTGCGCGGGTCGCACGGACACCGGAGTTCACGCCAGGGAGCAGGTGGTACACTTCGATACGGAATCGAAACGCTCGGTGCGGTCCTGGGTCCTTGGTTCGAACGCGAATCTGCCTGCGGACATTGCCGTGAACTGGGTCAGGCCAGTTGACAAGTCCTTTCACGCGAGGTTTTCCGCGACGTCGCGCCGTTACCGATACCTGATCCTGAATCGATGGGTCCGCCCCGCGATACTCCAGGGCAAGGTGACCTGGCATCACCATCCGCTGGATGAAGTGCGGATGGGTGAGGCTGCCGCACACCTGGAAGGGGAACACGACTTCTCCACCTTTCGCGCGCTTCAATGTCAGGCGAAGAGCCCGGTTCGGTGTGTGAGCGAGACAGCGGTATCCAGGCATTCGGACTTCGTGTCGATCGACGTGGAGGCAAACGGTTTTCTGCATCATATGGTCCGCAACATTGCCGGTGTTTTGATGACAATCGGACGCGGTGAACAACGGCCGGAATGGGTCCTGGAATTGCTGGAGATGCGTGATCGGACCCGGGGCGGTGTTACGGCGCCACCCGACGGTCTGTATTTCATCCGCGCGATTTACGACCCCGAATTCGGGCTCCCTTCCACTGTCGATTCACCCCTGCATTTCTGA